CGGAAGGGGTGGGTCCGCGTGGGGGGTGACAGCGGCCCCATACCCTGCCGGCTTCCCACGACCGGGGGACGGGAGCAAGCGGAATTCCCCCTTTAGGGTGAGCAGTGACCGCGGCCATCCGGTCGCTGACGAGCAGCTGGGGCTGGGTGGGGCGGAGCGGGTTCCCGGACGGGGTGGGGACCTTCGCCAGGTTTTGACACACTGCGTGGCACGCTGCTCGTCGTTCGCCAGACGACCGCCGAGATCCGCTTGCGGGATCGAGCATCCACACGGGTTCCGCTCGCGGGATCGGGCATCGCCATGGCCATGACGCGCGGGCACCGCGGAAGCCGCACCACCATGGAGGTCTGTCGAGTGACGCCGAGTACCCAGCCGACCGCACCGCCCGGCCAGCCGATGCCGGAGCCGGACGGTGCCCCGCGCCCCGCCGACGTGCTGGCCGAGCTGCACGAGACCGCCCGGCGGATCGCGGGCAACGTGGAACGGGTGCTGGTCGGCAAGCCGGACGTGGTGCGCGTCGCCCTGGTGACGCTGTTGGCCGAGGGGCACCTGCTGGTCGAGGACGTCCCGGGCGTCGGCAAGACCTCGCTGGCCAAGGCGCTGGCCCGGTCGATCGACTGCACCGTCAGCCGCATCCAGTTCACCCCGGACCTGCTGCCCAGCGACATCACCGGTGTGTCCATCTACAACCGGCAGACCTCCGACTTCGAGTTCCGCCCCGGGCCGGTGTTCGCCAACATCGTGGTCGGCGACGAGATCAACCGGGCCTCGCCGAAGACGCAGTCGGCGCTGCTGGAGTGCATGGAAGAGCACCAGGTCACCGTGGACGGGCGGACCTTCGCCCTGGACTCGCCGTTCATGGTGATCGCGACGCAGAACCCGATCGAGATGGAGGGCACCTACGCCCTCCCCGAGGCGCAGCGCGACCGGTTCACCGCGCGGGTGTCCATCGGTTACCCGGACCCGCAGGCCGAGCTGGCCATGGTGGACGAGCACGCGGGGCACGACCCGCTCGCGGACCTGCGGCCGGTCTCCGACGCTGCGCAGGTGCGCTCGCTGGTGCACGCGGTGCGCCAGGTGCACCTTTCGCCGGAGATCCGCCGGTACTGCGTCGAGCTGGTCTCCGCCACCCGACGCCTGCCGGAGCTGCGCCTCGGTGCCTCGCCCCGGTCGACGCTCCAGCTCGTGCGGGCCGCGCGGGCGCAGGCCGCGCTGGTCGGCCGCGACTTCGTGGTGCCCGACGACATCCACGCGGTCGCGGTGCCGGTGCTGGCGCACCGCCTCGTGCTCACCGCAGAGGCGCAGGCCGCCCGCCGCTCCCCCGCTGACCTCGTTCGCGGTCTGGTGCAACGGGTTCCGGTGCCGCAGGGCGGTCCCGGGCCGGCTCAGCCGGGTCCGTACCAGCGCAACGGTCTACGGGGAAACAGGTAGATGCGCGGCGCGCTGTCCGGTCTCACCACCCGCGGCCGCTGCCTGCTCGCCGCGGGAATCGCCGCCGCGCTGTGCGCGCTCGTGCTCAACGAGCGCGACCTGTTGCGGGTGGCCATCTTCGCCGTGGCGCTGCCGGTGCTCGCCGCCGCGCTGGCCGCAGGCGCGCGGGTCGGTCTCGTCGCGCTGCGGCACGTGGTGCCCGAGCGCGTGCACGTGGGCAACACCGCCGAGGTGCGGGTGGAGCTGCGCAGCACCGGACGGGTCCCCTCGGGTGGGCTGCTGCTGGAGGACGGCGTGCCGTACGCGCTGGGCAGCCGGCCGCGCTTCGTCGTGGAACGCATGCCGCGCAAGAGTTCCGTGGGTCTGCGCTACCCGCTGCAGCCGGTGCTGCGCGGGGTGCACCAGCTCGGCCCGATGCGGGCGCGGATCACCGATCCCTTCGGCCTCGCGGA
The window above is part of the Allokutzneria albata genome. Proteins encoded here:
- a CDS encoding AAA family ATPase, yielding MPEPDGAPRPADVLAELHETARRIAGNVERVLVGKPDVVRVALVTLLAEGHLLVEDVPGVGKTSLAKALARSIDCTVSRIQFTPDLLPSDITGVSIYNRQTSDFEFRPGPVFANIVVGDEINRASPKTQSALLECMEEHQVTVDGRTFALDSPFMVIATQNPIEMEGTYALPEAQRDRFTARVSIGYPDPQAELAMVDEHAGHDPLADLRPVSDAAQVRSLVHAVRQVHLSPEIRRYCVELVSATRRLPELRLGASPRSTLQLVRAARAQAALVGRDFVVPDDIHAVAVPVLAHRLVLTAEAQAARRSPADLVRGLVQRVPVPQGGPGPAQPGPYQRNGLRGNR